Proteins encoded together in one Apteryx mantelli isolate bAptMan1 unplaced genomic scaffold, bAptMan1.hap1 HAP1_SCAFFOLD_20, whole genome shotgun sequence window:
- the LOC136996032 gene encoding olfactory receptor 14C36-like, giving the protein MSNSSSLNEFLLLAFADTRELQLLHFSLFLRIYLAALLGNGLIITAVACDHHLHTPMYFFLLNLSLLDLGAISTTVPKSMANSLWDTRAISYSGCAAQLFLVVFLFAGEYFLLTVMAYDRYVAICKPLHYGTIMGSRACVKMAAAAWASGFLYSALHNGNTFSIPLCQGNVVEQFFCEIPEILKLSCSDSYLREVGLIVVSVCLLFGCFIFIVLSYVQIFTAVLRIPSEQGRHKAFSMCLPHLAVVSLFLSTVFIAYLKPPSLSSPALDLVVAVLYAVVPPAVNPLIYSMRNKELKDALRKVISWTVFSSDKIAFALHS; this is encoded by the coding sequence atgtccaacagcagctccctcaatgagttccttctcctggcatttgcagacacacgggagctgcagctcttgcacttctcactcttcctccgcatctacctggctgccctcctgggcaacggcctcatcatcacagccgtagcctgcgaccaccacctccacacccccatgtacttcttcctcctcaacctctccctccttgaccttggcgccatctccaccactgtccccaaatccatggccaattccctgtgggacaccagggccatttcctactcaggatgtgctgcccagctcttcctcgttgtcttcttgtttgcaggagagtattttcttctcactgtcatggcctatgaccgctatgttgccatctgcaagcccctgcactacgggaccatcatgggcagcagagcttgtgttaaaatggcagcagctgcctgggccagtggttttctctattctgcgctgcacaatgggaacacattttcaataccactctgccaaggcaatgttgtggagcagttcttctgtgaaattcccgagatcctcaagctctcctgctcagactcctacctcagggaagttgggcttattgtggttagtgtctgtttattatttgggtgtttcattttcattgtgctgtcctacgtgcagatcttcactgctgtgctgaggatcccctctgagcagggacgacacaaagccttttccatgtgcctgcctcacctggccgtggtctccctgtttctcagcactgtcttcattgcctacctgaagcccccttccctctcctcccctgctctggatctcgtggtggctgttctgtacgcagtggtgcctccagcagtgaaccccctcatctacagcatgaggaacaaggagctcaaagatgccctgaggaaagtgatttcatggacagttttcagcagtgataaaattgcctttgctctccacagttga